aagCACAGCCACACGATTTTCAAGACATTTGAcatattctttcttctttctgcgACATTCTCTGGCAGCTTCCCTGGAACCAATACAAGGCAAATGACTACAGGAACAGCCACATATGGCAAACATTGGATACATGACATTACCTGCAACCCCTGCAGTTCcacaacaaccaccaacaacaaGAACTGCTGGATTGCACAAACAGAACAGCAGGTCACAGCCATAAGCAAGAACACGGTCAAAATACAATTCAAACCAACTAGAACTTGAAACAAATTCAGCATCAACAAAGATGGAATTATTATGTAGAGGAATGGAGGAAAAGTGACTAAATGATAATGTACCGACTTGAACTGTACTAAACATGAAAGCTGAAAGCCAAATTTCTTCTTCCAGTCACATTCCACTTGTATGTTTATTAGGAGTGTTACCTCTTGCAACTAAAATCTTAAAATCAGACCCAAAGAATTTGCTTGCAGAAAATATAAACATAACACTATTCTCTGCAGATAAAAGCCCAGATGCCAATCTTACAAcctgctgtattttttttaagctaaaaTTTAAATCCAAACAAATACAATTTAATAGCATTTTAGAactgtccacctgggcacatttcaGCCACATTTGTTTGAGTTTTGCTGCTGGCAAATGGCAATCTGGAGCCATTCTCATAGCTCTGTTCAGAATTCTGCTACACTGAAGCTAAATAATTTGGGGAATATTGTCAGAAGCATGTAACTGAACAAGTATTCAATTCCAGAAGAAATTTTAGCAGTACTGGGAGTCCACTCCTTTAACATCTTAAAACACGATAAACTGTCAAATGAAGAGAGTGCAACCTTCCAGCAAGTTATATGAGAGTTAGAGTAGTGGTTAGTTTTAAAACTGGAGAGTGGAGAAACAAAAGAAGGCAAAACAATGCAGTGATCCTCGtaagtaatttaaaataaaggACAGGCATGAGAGCAAAGCAATACCTTTAGTTCAATCACAAGGTAAGGGGTTATTCAGTGCAGAGCAGACTATTTCTCCCAGTCATCTGCCACTGATAGCAGTGCCTAcacatttgttttttaaaaaagcagTCTCCTCAGAACAGCAAGAAGCATGCACAGAGACACACTGGCATTTACAGCACACAGCCAAGTCCAGGCCAACTAATTAAAAAATATGCAGCCACCTCACACAATACGCCTCACAAAATGACAGGGGCACAGTAACTTATCTCAGGAGCCAAGCCTTTAGTGAAGTCTATAATTATCATTCCAAACTAGAATAAGTCCTCTTCACAGCATCATTAAAGGACAGCTGCTAATGAGATCCTCAGATCTTTTCCTAACCAATTCTTTGTTTCAGAATGAACAAATCCTCACTGGCATTATTTTACTGTCAGTTGCAAGGGGGGAAGAAATTCAACAACAAGGATACCTCCAGATCATCACCAAAATTATCAGAAGGGGACAACACTAACATTGATTCCAAATTACCATGCTATTTTAGAACTAAAAACACACAGTGATAAGGTGAACTATCCAGAGTTAACAGGCAATACTCAGTGCTATAAGGATAAACAATTTTTTGCCTTCCCTTTGGCATCCCAGGCAGGGTAGGAGAACTGCACTATAATGCTGattggggggcagggagggtgttggtgttttgttttttgttgttttgatattttttttttaacaacaaTGAATATTAATTGTTGTGTAGTCTTACCTGTTTTTCATAAGTCTCAGTTCTCTCTTGCGTGTTGCCTCTTCTGCCACTTGCTGAGGGCTACATATAgtccctggtgaggctgccaTTACCACTCCCTGAGGTAAGTTAGTAGTTGGATTTCGAATCTGGTAACCCGGCATGTCTCCAGTGGCAGCTGCATAAAATAATCAGATTTCAAACTTTATGGCCAAAAGAACAGAACTATGCAAAAGTCTCTTTGAAATGAAGGCATTTTTGTTGGTCAGTTATCCAGGATGCCTGCCACATAAAATATTTCACAGGCCTGCAGTGTCACAACTGTGTGTGTGTCATCTTACTGGTGTTTATTTCAACACTGTAAAATAAGTTATCTAGGTTGCTCTAGCATGTGGCCCCACTAGCCAGCCAGCCTGTGAAAGCTTCCACATGGCTCTTTTCTGACAACATAGGGAAAGCTGGTTTAGAAGCACTGTCAAAACATTCTCTTATTTCCTGTTtgtgcagccactgctgctgttgcagccACTGAAATTCATATACTACTCCTGTCTTCTAAGAGAGGCTTCAGGAATCACCTTGCTTCAAAAGTcaaccttctcctcctcctctgtgatCACACAgtaccagccttgctgcctctcttcccttcacagGAGCTGTTAGGCAACCTTTGGAAAACTagtgagaggctgctgccaaaaggaaaaggaacagaCAAGTGTTCATGCTGTACAGAAGTACATTCCTTGAGTAAGAGAACAATAATTGGGATGCTGCAGCATTAGCAGGTGAGAGGGGGCagtggctgcacaggaaggggTGTAGCTGCACAGGAAATTGGAGTGTAAAATTCACACTCAGCTTCTGAGCCTACTACCTGAGCTCTCCTGAGCTCGATCCAAGCTGAACACAGATCTGAAACTTGGCATATTACTTGGAACCAATACCCCTCTGACAGTCTCACCtcatttctgtttctgaaaTACTTGGTCCCTACATGATGCAGCCCAGCTTTAAAACAGTTAAAAACCTAAGCAGTTGTGTCTGTCTgacataaggaaaaataaaacaaagaaaaaacaaacaaacaaagtcaAACATGAAAATGTATCCCTCTTCAAATTACAAGCAAGTATTTACctattcagagaatcatagaatgttagggggtagaagagacctctggagatcaagtccaaccccccctgccagaggaaggtcacttagggcaggtttggaaagtctttagagaaggagactccacagcctctccgggcagcctttgccagtgttccaacacccttacagcaaagaagcttttccttatgttgaggtggaacttcctgtgctccagtttgcatccactgccccttgtcctatcactcaaaagagactggccccttcttcttgacacccacctttcAGATACTTGTAAACAttcataagatcccctctcagtcttctcttctccagaataaacagccccataattttccatattttttttatattatcACAAAACAAAACTTCAAATTTTGCCATTAAAGCAATTGAATATAAAAGATGAAAAACCAGGGTCTGTTATGTTTTACTTGATGTATAATTTAATTCTTTAAAGCAATATTCAAATAATGGACGAACTTAACTTTGATGTTTAAACCTCAGCCAGCAACGAAGTGCCACACAACCACTCTCTCACTCCCCCGCAGGTGGGATGGAGAATGGAATTGTAGGAGGAAAGGTGAGAACACTCATGGGCTGAGATCAGAACAGCTTAACATTTTAAatcattattaattttttttgcaaATTGAAAGgaaagtataaaaaaaaaagagagaaaataaaccccaagaaAACCAAGTGAcgcaaatgaaaaataattgctCACCACCAACTGACCAATGCCCAGTCTgttccagagcagcagcccaccCCAAGTCAGCTTTCCCCCTAGTTTAGATGCTGAGCATgatgtcatatggcatggaatatccctttggccaGTTGagatcagctgtcctggctgtgtcccctcccagtttCTTGTGCATCCCCAGTCTCcttgctggcagggcagcacaAG
The Dryobates pubescens isolate bDryPub1 chromosome 21, bDryPub1.pri, whole genome shotgun sequence DNA segment above includes these coding regions:
- the CREM gene encoding cAMP-responsive element modulator isoform X4, producing MPGYQIRNPTTNLPQGVVMAASPGTICSPQQVAEEATRKRELRLMKNREAARECRRKKKEYVKCLENRVAVLENQNKTLIEELKALKDLYCHKAE
- the CREM gene encoding cAMP-responsive element modulator isoform X3, which codes for MEAATGDMPGYQIRNPTTNLPQGVVMAASPGTICSPQQVAEEATRKRELRLMKNREAARECRRKKKEYVKCLENRVAVLENQNKTLIEELKALKDLYCHKAE
- the CREM gene encoding cAMP-responsive element modulator isoform X1 — protein: MSVLLLVILHMLASLEQFMLSSGRGAGESCVQELIMAVTGDETAATGDMPGYQIRNPTTNLPQGVVMAASPGTICSPQQVAEEATRKRELRLMKNREAARECRRKKKEYVKCLENRVAVLENQNKTLIEELKALKDLYCHKAE